Proteins co-encoded in one Scatophagus argus isolate fScaArg1 chromosome 11, fScaArg1.pri, whole genome shotgun sequence genomic window:
- the fgf14 gene encoding fibroblast growth factor 14 isoform X2: MAAAIASGLIRQKRQAREQHLDRPSTNRRRKSPNKNKGLCNGNLVDIFSKVRIFGLRKRRLRRQDPQLKGIVTRLYCRQGYYLQMNPDGSLDGTKDDSSNSSLFNLIPVGLRVVAIQSVKTGLYIAMNGEGHLYTSELFTAECKFKESVFENYYVIYSSMLYRQQESGRAWFLGLNKEGQAMKGNRVKKTKPAAHFLPKPLEVAMYREPSLHDVGETVPKAAVPPSKSTSEPVVMNGGKPVSKPDKPTT, translated from the exons ATGGCTGCTGCTATCGCAAGTGGGCTGATCAGACAGAAGAGGCAAGCACGAGAGCAGCATTTAGACCGGCCCTCGACCAACCGGCGGAGGAAAAGCCCCAACAAGAATAAGGGACTCTGCAATGGGAACCTGGTCGACATCTTCTCTAAAGTGCGCATCTTCGGCCTCAGGAAGCGGAGACTACGGAGACAAG ATCCCCAGCTCAAGGGTATAGTGACCAGGTTATATTGCAGGCAGGGATACTACTTGCAAATGAACCCCGATGGCTCTCTTGATGGGACCAAGGATGACAGCAGTAATTCCT ctttgttcAACCTTATTCCTGTGGGCCTCCGAGTTGTTGCCATTCAGTCCGTGAAGACAGGGTTATACATCGCCATGAACGGGGAGGGCCATCTGTACACATCA gaacTCTTTACAGCGGAGTGCAAGTTCAAAGAGTCGGTGTTTGAGAACTACTATGTGATCTACTCGTCTATGTTGTACAGACAACAGGAGTCGGGGAGAGCTTGGTTCCTAGGGCTCAATAAGGAGGGCCAAGCCATGAAGGGAAACCGAgtgaaaaaaaccaaaccagcTGCTCACTTCCTGCCCAAGCCATTAGAAG TCGCCATGTACAGAGAGCCATCGTTGCATGATGTTGGAGAGACGGTGCCCAAGGCGGCGGTGCCTCCAAGTAAAAGCACAAGTGAGCCAGTGGTGATGAACGGGGGTAAACCTGTCAGCAAGCCCGACAAGCCCACCACATAG